Genomic DNA from bacterium:
TTTAGTAAGCGGATTAAACGGATTGAGCGGATTTTTTTTATTTCTTTTTCCGCTAAATCCGTTAAATCCGCTTACTAAATCCACCCGTTTACTATTAAAAATCTGCTCCCTTAATTTTCTACCTGCACAGGTCGATATTTTTTGCTAAGGTTAAAGACTTGGAGATAATCTCCTTAATGTGATTATGTCTGATTGTAATCGTGATTGTTGATAAAACGGTGTATTAGTCCCTTTTGATTTACTTCTGCCTCCCTCGGTAATTACATAGACGCCCATAGATAGACTATTTACTGGAGTAGTTCCATTTCCGGCATTATCCCAATACTTAAATTGTAATCCTGGAGTTCCTAATCCTGGAGTTAGAGTTCCTAACATAATATTAGAGGCAACTATTGCGGTCGTCATACTTCCTACATAAAAACAAGTCCAGCTACCATTTAGTGGGTTATTATCTCTGGTATTTAATGCCTCATATTTTTCTTCTCGCAGTTCATTACCTTTTTCCACACCTTGCTCGATTAATCTATATCGATATATGTTCCAGACAATTGTATCAGTTCCCACATCAGGATTCAATCTCATCACAATATCACCTTTTTGGTTAGTTGAATATGAAATCAGGCTCATTGTTCCATAGGGTTGACTTTCAAATTTTACATCGTCTATTACTTGGTTATCCAATATCTGATATGCTCCTCTTATTCTTGCGGTTAACCACGATACTGCACATCTGGCATTTTGTTCAGCAATCATATAATTAGCCTGGATTTTCATAGAGTTTTGAGCAGAGATAAAGAAAGGAATTAGCAGGATACCGACTAAAATTCCCAATATTCCCACAACAATTAATGTCTCAATTAGCGTAACGCCTTTTTCTGTTTTTA
This window encodes:
- a CDS encoding type II secretion system protein; the encoded protein is MKLAMGNLEKMMKMNHSRKHIKTEKGVTLIETLIVVGILGILVGILLIPFFISAQNSMKIQANYMIAEQNARCAVSWLTARIRGAYQILDNQVIDDVKFESQPYGTMSLISYSTNQKGDIVMRLNPDVGTDTIVWNIYRYRLIEQGVEKGNELREEKYEALNTRDNNPLNGSWTCFYVGSMTTAIVASNIMLGTLTPGLGTPGLQFKYWDNAGNGTTPVNSLSMGVYVITEGGRSKSKGTNTPFYQQSRLQSDIITLRRLSPSL